The following are encoded together in the Nymphaea colorata isolate Beijing-Zhang1983 chromosome 14, ASM883128v2, whole genome shotgun sequence genome:
- the LOC116267753 gene encoding zinc finger BED domain-containing protein RICESLEEPER 2-like produces the protein MSIIPTTPTRSPSEENDSDMVQMSKSISRKRPSRLRSAVWNDFERIKKNGKDMALCKLCKREFVGGTSSGTSHLKKHLERCPRRPNPDGTPQILSVGRKRKERTVTVSNFKFSPERSRLDLANMIILHGYPFSIVEHIGFRTFVNNLQPAFSMVSLETVKADCLAIYEKENEKLKGTLTNLSGRVSLTTELWTSCENVAYLCLIAHYIDDEWLLHRKILNFVMIGSPHTDEALFEILESCLMEWNVYHKVFAMTLDSSFTSENLVARIRESLFQKRMLVSESQPFHMRCAAHAVNVVVHDSLEAAQEVIHKIRETVKYIKSSQAREQKFNEAVHQSRIHSQTSLCLDIPSQWSSTYLMIEDALEYKEALVRLQKLDPGYILAPAPREWEMASHLTNILKPFVEMSNVFSPTKSPTSNLYFPSICGIKFQLNEWCRSGDAFVRSVALKMRENFDAYWKTCSLILAVAVVLDPRFKMKLVEYYYPQIYGVNAADHIKATFDGIIGLYNEYATGCNSTLPSQDYNRRVGGGSDSNVTLSMNISNDPKDMLRGFDEYLSETTQNQRSKTDLDQYLEEAVFPRNVEFDILNWWKVNTPRFPILSRMARDILGIPVSTVALDSTFNTGSKMLDTYRSSLDLQTLQALMCAQDWLQDKLDGTSDSLYSNC, from the coding sequence CATATCTCGGAAGAGGCCGAGCAGGTTGAGGTCTGCAGTGTGGAATGACTTCGAAAGAATCAAGAAGAATGGGAAAGACATGGCCTTGTGCAAGCTTTGCAAGAGGGAGTTTGTGGGAGGAACTAGCAGTGGTACATCACATTTGAAAAAGCATCTAGAGAGGTGCCCCAGAAGACCCAATCCCGATGGGACTCCGCAGATACTTTCAGTAGgcaggaaaagaaaggagaggaCTGTCACTGTTAGCAACTTCAAGTTCAGCCCCGAAAGGAGTCGCCTTGATCTTGCAAACATGATCATCCTGCATGGTTACCCGTTCTCTATCGTGGAGCACATTGGGTTCAGAACGTTTGTCAACAATCTTCAGCCAGCGTTCAGCATGGTGTCGCTCGAAACCGTTAAGGCCGACTGCCTGGCGATatatgagaaagagaatgagaaactTAAAGGAACCTTGACAAATCTTTCTGGTAGAGTCAGCCTCACTACTGAACTGTGGACTTCTTGCGAAAATGTTGCGTATCTGTGTTTGATAGCACATTACATTGATGATGAGTGGCTGTTGCACAGGAAGATTCTAAATTTTGTGATGATAGGATCACCTCACACTGACGAAGCACTCTTTGAAATTCTTGAGTCATGCCTGATGGAGTGGAACGTTTATCATAAGGTGTTTGCGATGACATTAGACAGTTCATTTACGAGTGAAAATCTTGTTGCCAGAATCAGGGAGTCCCTCTTCCAGAAGAGGATGCTGGTGAGTGAGAGCCAGCCATTTCACATGCGATGTGCTGCCCACGCTGTCAATGTCGTTGTCCATGATAGTCTGGAAGCAGCACAAGAGGTGATTCATAAGATTCGGGAGACTGTCAAGTATATCAAGAGTTCACAGGCAAGGGAACAAAAGTTTAATGAGGCTGTTCATCAATCTCGAATCCATAGCCAAACGAGCTTATGCCTTGATATTCCAAGTCAGTGGAGCTCCACTTATCTCATGATCGAGGATGCATTAGAATATAAGGAAGCATTGGTACGTTTGCAAAAGCTTGATCCTGGCTACATATTGGCACCAGCTCCTAGAGAGTGGGAAATGGCAAGTCATCTCACCAATATCCTGAAGCCCTTTGTTGAAATGTCTAATGTTTTTTCACCAACAAAATCTCCAACCTCGAACCTTTACTTCCCTTCGATTTGTGGCATCAAGTTTCAGCTGAATGAATGGTGTAGAAGTGGAGATGCGTTTGTTCGGTCTGTGGCcttgaagatgagagaaaatttTGACGCATACTGGAAGACTTGCAGCTTAATATTGGCAGTTGCTGTCGTCTTAGATCCGCGGTTCAAGATGAAGCTGGTAGAGTATTACTATCCACAAATCTATGGTGTGAATGCTGCTGACCATATTAAGGCTACTTTTGATGGAATCATCGGTCTTTATAATGAATATGCAACCGGTTGCAATTCAACTCTGCCTTCCCAAGATTACAACAGGCGGGTGGGAGGTGGAAGTGATTCAAATGTCACCTTGTCAATGAACATCTCAAACGATCCAAAAGATATGTTGAGAGGATTTGATGAATACCTTTCTGAAACCACTCAAAACCAGCGCTCAAAAACAGATTTGGACCAATATCTAGAAGAAGCTGTATTCCCACGTAACGTGGAGTTTGACATTTTAAATTGGTGGAAAGTTAACACGCCCAGGTTTCCTATTTTGTCTAGGATGGCCCGTGATATTCTGGGGATTCCAGTTTCAACAGTGGCACTGGACTCAACATTCAATACTGGAAGTAAAATGCTGGATACATATCGCAGTTCTCTAGATCTACAAACGCTGCAGGCTTTGATGTGTGCGCAAGACTGGTTGCAAGACAAATTGGATGGTACTTCTGACTCGTTATATTCAAATTGTTAG